The bacterium sequence ATTTCCCTGGTTTGTAGCTAAAGTCTCTTACCATTCTCCTGAAATGCCTTCGCGGCAAACAACTAGGGCCGCACATCAAATGCTCTGGGATTTTGGTATCGCTTTGGAGGGGCCTGATACGGATGTTCTGACAGATGACCATCGTGATGCCCAAGGATTAGGTATCCACTTCAGCCCCAAAGGCCTTAAAGCGCACGGCAAAATGTGGGCTGAAAAGGTCGGGGCGTATCTCGACATGAAATTTAGTAAGTAGATGAACACTCGTCTTTTGCAGGGGCAGAGCAAGTTCCGCCCCTGCAAAAACAAACTCCGTCTAATCCTGAGAAGGCCGTTAGGAAGTATCGAAGGGTGGATAGGACTTTGCAATCAGCTAGGTTCAGATGATCTCGCTTCGGCACATTCATATGACAAACCAACTAAATTATTTATGCAGCTTTCTGCTCCTTTATCCCTACTTATAAAATCCGGAAATATTGACAGACTATTCAGTATTAGGTAATATGTATGAAAAGTATGATCTGTATGGCGAGGCGAACAATATGAAAAAGTGTGAGTTCTCGATTGAGGACCATTTTATTGGCACTGTTACTGTTGGTGAGCGAGGTCAAATTGTTATCCCTGCGGAAGCACGGCAATTGTTGGGAATTAATCCCGGCGATAAGCTAATGATTATGCGTGCGCCCGCTCATCGGGGTATTGTTGCCTTTAGAATTGATGACTTTCGTGAATGGGTAGATTCATTGCAAGCAGGAATGCAGTACTTAGAAAGTCAAAGTGTCAAGGAGGAATAACTAGTGATATACCGATATTTATCAACATTTTTTATGCTTCTATTGGTTGGTTGTGGCTTGGTACTAGCTCAAGCGCCAATCCAGCCGACGACGGCTCCAGGCACACCTGGTCAACCGGCACAGCCAGTGGTTTCGCAGATGGTGTCCCATTCGGATCCAGGTGCATTACCACTAACTTTGGATCAGGCTCTCGCAATCGCTGAATCGAATAGCGAGGCGATCACCATTGTGCGAGCTAGACACGAACAAGCCCATGGGCGTGTGCAAGAAGCGCTGTCAACATTTATACCGAATTTAACCGCTAGTGGAACTTATACACAGTTCGACGAATCTATGACAGCTTCTTTCCCCGCAGGTGTTGACCAAAATAATAATCAGACATTCCAGTCGATTACCATACAACCTAAAACGTCTAAGAAAGCCGCTTTGACTGCAAGTCTGTATATGAGTAGTTCCGTGCTTGCGGTTTTGCCGGCTCAGAAAGCCGGGCTGAGTATTTCAGAACAGGAAATCCGGCGGGTACGTCAGCAGCTTGCGTTGGATGTGAAGAACGCGTATTACAACGTAACTCGCTCAGGCCGATTGTTAGATGTTGCCGAAGAGGCGCTGCGCAACGCTCAACAGCGACTAACACTTGCGCAGGCACAATATGCTGCAGGGACGGTTGCACAGTTCGATGTGATTCGAGCCCAGACGCATGTTAGCCAGAACCAGCAGAATCTATTGGCAGCCCAGAATGGGCTGGATCTCTCAAAGAAAGCTTTAAATAACATCTTAGCTCGTCCAATTAATACGCCGGTTGCTCTCTATGATGTAACGACACTTCCGACGATGGATCAGGCTTTAATAGAATTGGAACGAGTTGCGGTGGTGAACCGTCCTGAAATCGAGGAAGGACGTCAGAATGTGAAGCTCCAAAAGCTCCTTGTTCAAGTCGCTCAGCGAAGCGTTCTGCCCTCGCTTGTTTTGTCGAGCACACTTAACTATGATCCTGAGCCGAGTGGCTTTGGCGGCAGAAAGACCTCGTTCGTAACAGTCGCTGTTCTGTCGGTGCCGATTTTTGATGGAGGTTTAGCTAGAGGGAGGGTTCGACAACAGCGTGCTGAAGTGGAAATCGCTAAGGCAAATTTGACCCAGCTAAACCGAGGCGTATCGTTAGAAGTGACACAAGCGTATTTGAACTTGGCAAATTCTAAAGAGCGGCTAAATACAGCGGACTCAGCGGTTACAGAGGCGACTGAGAGCCTTCGATTGTCTCGCATACGCTATCAGTCGGGCGTGTCAATTCTACTGGAAGTAAGCGATGCCGAACTTGCTTTTACGCAAGCAGAAACGAACTTAGTTAATGCCCGTTATGACTATCTAACCGCTTGGGCTCAATTGCAGAAAGCAATCGGGCAAGATGTTGCGGTCAATTAATATATGAATTCGTCAGGAGGAAGCCGACGTTGAAACGAATTGTTGTGTGGATATTCGCTTTGACCGCGTTAGCGGTCATTATTTCAGGTTGTGGCAAAAAACAGCAAACTAGCGCAAATGGAGCTTCAGAAGCGGCTAAAGAAAGTGGCGTTCCTGTCAAAGTAACGAAGGTTAGCCAGGGGACGATTGCTCAGACTTTGGCTGTTACAGGGAGCTTGACAGCGCTTAGAGATGTTCAGTTGGCTGCCAAATCTCTTGGTCGCATTCAAGCGGTCTTTGTGAACGAGGGTGATGTAGTTAGGGTAGGGCAGATTGTCGTCCAACAAGATGCCAGTGATTTACTCGTTCAGCTTAACTCGGTTAATGCACAGTTGCAGTCAGCTCACGCTTTGTATGCTCAAGCCCAATCCGGCATTTCCGCAGCCAAATCTGCTTTAGCGCAAGCGAAAACGATGGCTGCCACTCAACCAGAGCAAACGAGCGCTGCCATTAGCAGCGCCAATGCCCAGTTGAGCCAAGCGAAGAGTAATATTACCGCAGCTAAATCCAACCGAGATCGAGCATTAGCTGACTATAAACGATTTCAATCTTTGGCAAGTAGCGGCGCTATATCGCAACAACAGCTTGATTCCTCAAAGTCGGGTTATGATACCGCCGAATCGCAGTTATCGGCTGCAAAGCAGCAGGTTATTGTGGCTGAGCAAGGGGTGCGAGCAGCGAAAGCGGCTTCTTCCCAAGTTGACATCAGCAAAGAGCGAGTAACTGCCGCTCAAGCAGGTCTTGAGCAAGCGAGAGCACAATCGGGAGTTGCTCAAGCAGCCATAAAAGGCGCTCAATCCCAAATTGACAATCTCAACAAGCAAATTAGCAACTTATCTGTCCGTAGTTCGATTTCGGGCGTAGTTGCTCAAAAAACTGCTCAGCCAGGCCAAACAGGAGCGCCGGGTGCACCCTTGCTTCGTATCGTTGATTTAGGCTCGATAGTTTTCGAGGGCAAGGTTGACGAATCACAACTCAGTTATTTTCGGCAAGGTCAACCGGTATCTATAAAAGTTGAAGCGTTCCCAAATGAAATGTTTGCAGGAACGGTTTCGAAAATATATCCAGCCGGTGATCCGAACTCTCGCGATTTCAAAGTTCAATTCAGCGTAAATAATTCAAGCCGCCGATTAAGGCCGGGGATGTTTGCCCGAGGCGAAGTGATAATCAAGCAGTATAAAAACGTTTCTCTCGTACCTAAGGATGCGATTGTCCAAGTAGGTGAAAAGACATGGCTTTATACAATCGACAGTGGTAAGGCAAAGAAACTGCCTGTAAAAGTTCAAGTTACCGACCAACGGTTTGCAATGGTTATCGGCGCTAGCATTGGGCAGCAGATCATCATTCAAGGTCAAAACGACCTTCAGGACAACACAGCAGTTCGGATTCAGCCCGACTAGCGTACTAACGGAGTAAATATATGTGGTTGACCAATTTATCAATCCGCCGTCCGATTTTCATCCTGATGATCATGACCACGTTCATCGTTTTGGGGCTATATTCGTATCTGCGAATGAAGACCGAGCTTCAGCCGAACGTAAGTTTCCCGATGATCACTATCATTACTGCGTATCCTGGTGCAGGACCTGAAGAAATTGAACTTCAGGTTAGCAAAAGAATTGAGGATGCAGTTAGTAGCACGGCAGGTGTGAAGGCCGTTGACTCGATTTCGCGTGAGGGAGCCTCCATTGTCATAGTCGAATTCAACTTAGGCACTAATTTGGATACCGCCTTTTCAGATGCTCGCTCAAAGGTGGACTCCATTCGCCAGAATCTGCCCAAAGATTCCCTGTCACCCTCAATTAGCAAGCTAGATGCCAACTCGGCGCCTGTCTTATATGTCGGTATCAGTAGTAAAAGGCCCTCTCAAGAGTTGCGAGATTTGGCTGATGATATTTTCAAGGATAAACTCGGGCGTGTTTCGGGGGTTGCTTCGGTTGCTATAACCGGTGGCGATGAACGCGAAATCCTGGTTGCGCTTAAGCCGGACAGGCTTATTGCCTATGGAATTACGCCTTCAAAGTTACTTGATAAGATTCGCGAAGCAAATCTTGATCTGCCTGCAGGTCATATAGTTGAGGGAAATAAAGAGAACGCATTACGTTTTGATGGCAAGTTTAAAGATGTCGATCAGATACGAAACCTCAAGATTAACCTGGCAAACATAGATAATCCTAATTCACCCGGGCCGTCTGTTCCTCTGTCATCGATAGCAACTATTCAAGATACGATTGCCGAACGACGAGAAATCAACCGGCTTCAAGGTCAAAACAGTTTGACGATAATTGTCCAGAAGTCTGCCGATGCTAATACCGTTCAGGTAGTTGATGGTGTTAAGAAGGAGATCGAAGGACTCAAGTTAGCCTATTCCGATATCAAATTCGAGTATTCACAAGACCAAGGGGTCAAGGTAAATGAGTCGCTTTTGGACTTACGAGTCAGCCTTTTTCTGGGTATCATTTTGGTCGTATTAATCATTTATCTGTTCTTGCATAGCTTCCGAGGCACGCTTATCGTTTCGTTGGCAATTCCGACCTCGATTTTCGCTACATTTATCGTTATGTATTTCGCTGGCTTTACCATCAACTCAATGACGATGCTGGCGCTATCACTGGCGGTCGGAATTCTCGTGGACGATGCTATCGTCGTATTGGAGAATATTTATCGGCACTTGAATATGGGAGAGGCGCCGGCTCAGGCCGCAATTAATGGTCGAAGTGAAATCGGCTTAGCTGCTATCACCATTACACTTATTGATGTTGTCGTGTTTGTGCCGGTAGCGTTTATGGGTGGTATTGTCGGTGAGTTCTTCCGTTCATTTGGTATCACTGTTGCCGCCGCGACCCTCTTCAGTCTTTTTGTTTCATTTACTCTAACGCCTATGCTGGCAAGCCGGTGGTATAAGCAGGGAGAGAATACCGAAGAACTTCACGGGTTCTTCCTTTGGTTCGAAACGAAATATCACGCTCTTTTAGGGAGATATCGAAGGATATTGAATTGGGCGCTTGACCATCGGTGGTTAATTGTACTAATTGGTTTTGGGGCATTGCTTGCGGTGTTTAACGTTATCGGGGGGTCATTTGGCACTTTTGTAGATGCTGTTAAAGCTATCCCATTAGCGGTGATCAAGCCTTGGGGAGTTATCGCGCTAATTTTCTACCTATTAGGAGTTGTAAAGCGAAAGCCTTATCTTCGACGAGCAGGGATGGGGTTCATTGCTCTTGGTGTTGCCTTAGCTTTAGCTACGGTGTTTGGAGCAAGTTTTGGCAGGCCGCTCTTTAAGTTCAGGTTTGCGCCAGATCAGGATCAAGGAACAATTCAAATCTCGCTCAGGATGCCTCCTGGCGCTTCGTTAGAAATGACCGATGCTGCCGCACGTAAAATAGAGGCCATTTGCATCAAAACCCCTGATGTGAAGTTCACTACAACGATCGTAGGCGCAACTACTCAAAGCTTTTTTGGGGCTGGCGATTCGGGAACACGTTTTTCAGAAATTGACCTGACTCTTAATGATAAGGCCAGTTTTTTGAATAGGATAGCCCCCTTTCTTAGTAAGATATTGCCTTTTCTACGAGACCCTGAAGAGCGTTTCCGCAGTGATCAAGTCATCGTAGCTGAATTACGAGAAAAGATCGGCCAAGTGCCGGGCGCTATGATCACGATAAGCGCGGTGAGTGGTTTCGGTCACTTTGGCGCTCCTATACAAGTCGCTTTCTATGGCACGAACTTGCAGGAACTGACCGATACGGCCAACAAAGCAAAACAGGTTATCGCTTCCGTTGATGGCATTCTCTATCCTGATATTTCCTGGACTGCTGGTCAACCTGAGTACCGAGCTGAAATCGATCGTGATAAAGCCAACGATTTAGATGTTAGCGCAACTCAAATTGCATCAAATTTGCGTATTGCTTACGAAGGAAATACCGACATCAAGTTCCGCCAGAATGGTAAGGAGTACCCCATTCGTGTGCGGCTGGGTGAGCAGGAGCGCAATAATCTAGCCGGCCTTTCACAGATACCCATTGCTTTCCGCAACGGCAGCCCCGTCTGGTTAAGTTCGGTAACAAACCTTAAGTATTACAGCTCTCCAACTAAAATTCAACGACATGACAGAAACCGTCAGGTTGTTGTTCTCGGATATCTTGCAACAGGAAAGAGTCCTGGTAATATGCAACTTATCATCGATAAAAAGTTAGCGGATGCTGGTTTGCCTCCTCCGGGGATTAAGATGGATTGGCAAGGCGAGAACAAGATGATGGGTGAAGAAATGGGCTTTATGTTCCAGGCTCTACTCTTAGCCTTCATCTTAGTCTATATCTTAATGGCTTCACTGTTCGATAACTTGCTTACACCACTTATTATAATGCTGGCTCAACCGCAAGCGATGGTTGGTGCGCTGTTGGCGTTGGTTATCACCAACGTTGGCTTCAGTATCGTTGCGATGATTGGTGTCATCATGCTTGTAGGATTAGTTGGCAAGAACGCCATCTTGTTAGTAGACTACACCAACACCCTTCGTGAACGTGGTCTTACGCGACGCAATGCGCTTCTAGAAGCTGGTCCCACCCGATTACGGCCTATTTTGATGACGACCTCGGCGATGGTTTTGGCGATGATACCTGTTGCGCTAGCGATTGGACGTGGTTCCGAATTCCGTGCGCCGTTAGGTATTGCGGTAATTGGCGGTTTGATCTTGTCGACGGTTTTGACGCTTGTCGTCATCCCGTGCATCTACACAATTTTCGATGACCTATCGAATTGGATTTCACGCACAGTGTTTAAACGCCAATTAGCTCCTGTTGAGTCGGAGCAAGAACCTGTTGCGATAAACTCAATTCCGAGTAATGGTTCGGAATAATAGTCAGGTATGCAATTGACATCTCGTTATCAATCATCGGAAGTCGAGCCTGCGCTAGCTGTAGAAGACCTGCAGTTAACACTGGCTCGACTTCCAGTGCTTCG is a genomic window containing:
- a CDS encoding TolC family protein gives rise to the protein MIYRYLSTFFMLLLVGCGLVLAQAPIQPTTAPGTPGQPAQPVVSQMVSHSDPGALPLTLDQALAIAESNSEAITIVRARHEQAHGRVQEALSTFIPNLTASGTYTQFDESMTASFPAGVDQNNNQTFQSITIQPKTSKKAALTASLYMSSSVLAVLPAQKAGLSISEQEIRRVRQQLALDVKNAYYNVTRSGRLLDVAEEALRNAQQRLTLAQAQYAAGTVAQFDVIRAQTHVSQNQQNLLAAQNGLDLSKKALNNILARPINTPVALYDVTTLPTMDQALIELERVAVVNRPEIEEGRQNVKLQKLLVQVAQRSVLPSLVLSSTLNYDPEPSGFGGRKTSFVTVAVLSVPIFDGGLARGRVRQQRAEVEIAKANLTQLNRGVSLEVTQAYLNLANSKERLNTADSAVTEATESLRLSRIRYQSGVSILLEVSDAELAFTQAETNLVNARYDYLTAWAQLQKAIGQDVAVN
- a CDS encoding AbrB/MazE/SpoVT family DNA-binding domain-containing protein; protein product: MKKCEFSIEDHFIGTVTVGERGQIVIPAEARQLLGINPGDKLMIMRAPAHRGIVAFRIDDFREWVDSLQAGMQYLESQSVKEE
- a CDS encoding efflux RND transporter permease subunit, which produces MWLTNLSIRRPIFILMIMTTFIVLGLYSYLRMKTELQPNVSFPMITIITAYPGAGPEEIELQVSKRIEDAVSSTAGVKAVDSISREGASIVIVEFNLGTNLDTAFSDARSKVDSIRQNLPKDSLSPSISKLDANSAPVLYVGISSKRPSQELRDLADDIFKDKLGRVSGVASVAITGGDEREILVALKPDRLIAYGITPSKLLDKIREANLDLPAGHIVEGNKENALRFDGKFKDVDQIRNLKINLANIDNPNSPGPSVPLSSIATIQDTIAERREINRLQGQNSLTIIVQKSADANTVQVVDGVKKEIEGLKLAYSDIKFEYSQDQGVKVNESLLDLRVSLFLGIILVVLIIYLFLHSFRGTLIVSLAIPTSIFATFIVMYFAGFTINSMTMLALSLAVGILVDDAIVVLENIYRHLNMGEAPAQAAINGRSEIGLAAITITLIDVVVFVPVAFMGGIVGEFFRSFGITVAAATLFSLFVSFTLTPMLASRWYKQGENTEELHGFFLWFETKYHALLGRYRRILNWALDHRWLIVLIGFGALLAVFNVIGGSFGTFVDAVKAIPLAVIKPWGVIALIFYLLGVVKRKPYLRRAGMGFIALGVALALATVFGASFGRPLFKFRFAPDQDQGTIQISLRMPPGASLEMTDAAARKIEAICIKTPDVKFTTTIVGATTQSFFGAGDSGTRFSEIDLTLNDKASFLNRIAPFLSKILPFLRDPEERFRSDQVIVAELREKIGQVPGAMITISAVSGFGHFGAPIQVAFYGTNLQELTDTANKAKQVIASVDGILYPDISWTAGQPEYRAEIDRDKANDLDVSATQIASNLRIAYEGNTDIKFRQNGKEYPIRVRLGEQERNNLAGLSQIPIAFRNGSPVWLSSVTNLKYYSSPTKIQRHDRNRQVVVLGYLATGKSPGNMQLIIDKKLADAGLPPPGIKMDWQGENKMMGEEMGFMFQALLLAFILVYILMASLFDNLLTPLIIMLAQPQAMVGALLALVITNVGFSIVAMIGVIMLVGLVGKNAILLVDYTNTLRERGLTRRNALLEAGPTRLRPILMTTSAMVLAMIPVALAIGRGSEFRAPLGIAVIGGLILSTVLTLVVIPCIYTIFDDLSNWISRTVFKRQLAPVESEQEPVAINSIPSNGSE
- a CDS encoding efflux RND transporter periplasmic adaptor subunit; the protein is MKRIVVWIFALTALAVIISGCGKKQQTSANGASEAAKESGVPVKVTKVSQGTIAQTLAVTGSLTALRDVQLAAKSLGRIQAVFVNEGDVVRVGQIVVQQDASDLLVQLNSVNAQLQSAHALYAQAQSGISAAKSALAQAKTMAATQPEQTSAAISSANAQLSQAKSNITAAKSNRDRALADYKRFQSLASSGAISQQQLDSSKSGYDTAESQLSAAKQQVIVAEQGVRAAKAASSQVDISKERVTAAQAGLEQARAQSGVAQAAIKGAQSQIDNLNKQISNLSVRSSISGVVAQKTAQPGQTGAPGAPLLRIVDLGSIVFEGKVDESQLSYFRQGQPVSIKVEAFPNEMFAGTVSKIYPAGDPNSRDFKVQFSVNNSSRRLRPGMFARGEVIIKQYKNVSLVPKDAIVQVGEKTWLYTIDSGKAKKLPVKVQVTDQRFAMVIGASIGQQIIIQGQNDLQDNTAVRIQPD